A stretch of Rhodoferax potami DNA encodes these proteins:
- a CDS encoding DUF4236 domain-containing protein codes for MGFRFQKRISLLPGIRLNLSKSGASVTVGKNGLSVNLGKDGATGNVGIPGTGLSYRQKITGNQTPVSEQVATQPESIIQADASGARIWKWLFFAAVVVIVVLLAARG; via the coding sequence ATGGGATTTCGATTTCAAAAGCGAATCAGCTTGCTTCCCGGGATTCGGCTCAATTTGAGCAAGTCCGGGGCAAGCGTCACCGTCGGCAAGAACGGCCTGTCTGTGAATCTCGGTAAGGATGGAGCAACTGGCAACGTTGGCATACCCGGAACGGGGCTCTCTTACCGACAAAAGATCACGGGCAATCAAACACCCGTCTCCGAGCAAGTTGCGACCCAGCCCGAATCGATCATCCAAGCCGACGCAAGTGGGGCGAGGATTTGGAAGTGGCTGTTCTTTGCAGCTGTCGTGGTGATTGTTGTTTTGCTGGCTGCGAGGGGATAG
- a CDS encoding helix-turn-helix transcriptional regulator, whose product MTRIEKELAQAPRSQVERLAFIEARLYFLGELQRQDVAQRFSVASVQASRDLSLYKQLAPKNLDYDYRARTYQPSDKFKRIFELSTENVLWWLKSGLGDGLPNPPGLPTESVNTLCIPDAEMLAQVTRAIYRRKVLEIKYLSLSSGYKARQIAPHALVDNGKRWHVRAFDRENNRFSDFVINRIQFAHALDEDIADREGAAADDQWSQVVHLSLIPHPKITHQAAIEADYRMKGRRIEVSCRAAVAGYMLRRWGVDCSADSSLNPEEYHLALQNIESLANAESADLAPGYKRTKGQA is encoded by the coding sequence ATGACCCGAATCGAGAAAGAGCTGGCCCAAGCGCCCCGTTCCCAAGTGGAGCGGCTCGCCTTCATTGAGGCGAGGCTGTACTTTCTCGGCGAGTTGCAACGCCAAGATGTAGCTCAAAGGTTTTCTGTTGCGTCGGTTCAGGCAAGTCGTGACCTTTCGCTTTACAAGCAGTTAGCCCCAAAGAATCTGGACTACGACTATCGGGCACGAACTTATCAGCCATCTGACAAATTCAAGCGAATATTTGAGCTGTCAACGGAAAACGTCCTTTGGTGGCTTAAGTCAGGCTTGGGCGATGGCTTACCTAATCCGCCTGGACTGCCGACTGAGTCAGTAAATACTCTTTGCATTCCCGATGCGGAAATGTTGGCACAGGTAACCAGGGCTATTTACCGACGCAAAGTCCTAGAGATTAAGTACCTATCCCTGTCCAGCGGATACAAAGCCCGACAAATCGCACCTCATGCACTGGTCGATAACGGCAAGAGGTGGCATGTCCGAGCCTTCGATCGTGAGAACAACAGGTTCTCTGACTTTGTGATCAACCGAATCCAGTTCGCACACGCACTTGATGAAGACATCGCTGACCGTGAAGGTGCCGCCGCCGATGACCAGTGGTCGCAGGTTGTCCATCTGTCCCTGATCCCTCATCCCAAGATCACCCATCAGGCGGCCATCGAAGCCGATTACCGAATGAAGGGACGCCGCATCGAAGTATCTTGTCGAGCAGCTGTTGCCGGATACATGTTGAGGCGCTGGGGAGTCGACTGCTCCGCAGACAGCTCCCTTAATCCTGAGGAGTACCACCTCGCGCTCCAAAATATCGAATCTCTGGCCAACGCCGAGAGCGCTGACTTAGCCCCGGGCTACAAAAGAACAAAAGGACAGGCATGA